A genome region from Acidisarcina sp. includes the following:
- the ribH gene encoding 6,7-dimethyl-8-ribityllumazine synthase, which yields MIKGITIVRPASTHASFDRLASFFSLLGFEPGKGWENDSSRSAPFLAPIGNLEFVDGTLPATAEILIEVTSIDSVHALAAKWLAQAGDDEGSRITPVTATHWKSRMFTVEPVPGVPFAFWEWEDVLHGKPVAVEGDLSAAGMRFAIVVARWNAVITDRLLQGALDGLLRSGAQKTDIEIVRVPGAWEIPSAARALAEAKQTDAVITLGCLIRGETAHYEAIYNEVSRGIGQSQQETGIPHAFGVLTCETLEQALNRAGIKAGNKGFEAAMAAIEMVSLHRKLAAKAGQ from the coding sequence ATGATCAAGGGAATTACCATCGTGCGCCCCGCCAGCACACATGCCAGCTTTGACCGGCTGGCCAGCTTCTTTTCGTTGCTGGGCTTTGAGCCCGGCAAGGGCTGGGAAAATGACTCGAGCCGAAGCGCTCCGTTTCTTGCCCCGATCGGCAATCTGGAGTTTGTAGATGGGACGCTTCCCGCGACTGCGGAGATCCTCATCGAAGTTACCAGCATCGATTCGGTCCACGCCCTTGCAGCCAAATGGCTCGCGCAGGCCGGGGATGACGAAGGCTCCCGCATCACGCCAGTTACGGCAACACACTGGAAATCGCGCATGTTTACCGTGGAACCGGTTCCCGGCGTGCCTTTTGCCTTCTGGGAATGGGAGGACGTGCTGCACGGCAAGCCGGTGGCAGTCGAAGGCGATCTATCGGCAGCAGGCATGCGTTTCGCGATCGTCGTGGCTCGCTGGAACGCGGTTATCACGGATCGCCTGCTTCAGGGCGCACTCGATGGCCTCCTCCGCAGCGGAGCGCAGAAAACCGACATAGAGATCGTTCGCGTACCCGGCGCCTGGGAGATTCCCTCGGCCGCCCGTGCGCTTGCAGAGGCGAAGCAGACCGATGCCGTCATCACCCTTGGCTGCCTGATTCGCGGAGAAACTGCGCACTATGAGGCCATCTACAATGAAGTTTCTCGCGGAATCGGCCAATCGCAGCAGGAAACCGGTATCCCCCACGCCTTTGGTGTGCTCACTTGCGAAACGCTGGAGCAGGCCCTGAACCGGGCCGGAATCAAGGCCGGCAACAAGGGCTTTGAAGCCGCCATGGCCGCCATCGAGATGGTCTCGCTGCATCGCAAACTGGCAGCAAAGGCAGGCCAATGA